Proteins encoded in a region of the Equus asinus isolate D_3611 breed Donkey chromosome X, EquAss-T2T_v2, whole genome shotgun sequence genome:
- the PDZD4 gene encoding PDZ domain-containing protein 4 isoform X3, producing the protein MTVPPISHEYYDPAEFMEGGPQEADRMDELEYEEVELYKTSHRDKLGLMVCYRTDDEEDLGIYVGEVNPNSIAAKDGRIREGDRIIQINGVDVQNREEAVAILSQEENTNISLLVARPESQLAKRWKDSDRDDLLDDFGSEHEGDLRPRKPKSPPAQQLGDEEEKGAPDVGPGLSNSQELDSGVGRTDESTRNEESSEHDLLGDEPLSATNTPGTLRKFGLQGDALQSHDFHFSMDSLLAEGAGLGGVDLPGLTDEEYERYRELLEIKCHLENGNQLGLLFPRAASSNSGLDVNRNESLGHEVAMLEEELRHLEFKCRNILRAQKMQQLRERCMKAWLLEEESLYDLGAGEPKKHELSDISELPEKSDKDSTSAYNTGESCRSTPLLAEPLQESPLRRAAAGNSNLNRTPSGPPVATHPKAAPPQGSPSKFRSLSRDPEVGRKQHSEERVRRSPKTGVTLECMGPEGSPYLSRRHRGQGQESEHYHSCVQLAPPRGLEELGHSPLSLASSPRVGGAAVATEAPRMEWKVKVRSDGTRYVAKRPVRDRLLKARALKIREERSGMTTDDDAVSEMKMGRYWSKEERKQHLIRAREQRKRREFMMQSRLECLREQQNGDSKAELNIIALSHRKTMKKRNKKILDNWITIQEMLAHGTRSADGKRVYNPLLSVTTV; encoded by the exons ATGACTGT CCCCCCCATCAGCCATGAGTACTATGACCCGGCGGAGTTCATGGAGGGCGGCCCGCAGGAGGCAGACCGTATGGACGAGCTGGAGTATGAG GAGGTGGAGCTGTATAAAACCAGCCACCGGGATAAGCTGGGCCTGATGGTCTGCTACCGCACAGATGATGAGGAGGACCTGGGCATCTACGTTGGAGAG GTGAATCCCAACAGCATTGCAGCCAAAGATGGCCGGATCCGGGAGGGAGACCGCATCATCCAG ATAAACGGTGTGGACGTCCAGAACCGGGAAGAGGCAGTGGCTATCCTGAGCCAGGAGGAGAACACCAACATCTCCCTTCTGGTGGCTCGGCCTGAGAGCCAG CTGGCAAAGCGGTGGAAGGACAGCGACCGGGACGACTTGCTGGATGACTTTGGCTCTGAGCATGAGGGGGACCTGCGTCCGAGGAAGCCAAAATCCccccctgcccagcag CTTGGGGACGAAGAGGAGAAAGGGGCCCCTGATGTGGGCCCAGGCCTGAGCAACAGCCAGGAGCTAGACAGTGGGGTGGGCCGGACCGACGAGAGCACCCGCAACGAGGAGAGCTCTGAGCACGACCTGCTGGGGGACGAGCCCCTGAGTGCCACCAACACACCTGGGACCCTGCGCAAGTTTGGCCTGCAAGGGGACGCCCTGCAGAGCCACGACTTCCACTTCAGCATGGACTCCCTGCTGGCtgagggggcggggctggggggggTTGACCTCCCAGGCCTCACCGATGAGGAATATGAGCGCTACCGCGAGCTGCTGGAGATCAAGTGCCACCTGGAGAATGGCAACCAGCTGGGCCTCCTCTTTCCCCGGGCCGCTAGCAGCAACAGTGGCCTGGATGTCAATCGCAACGAGAGCCTGGGCCACGAGGTGGCCATGCTGGAGGAGGAGCTGCGGCACCTGGAGTTCAAGTGTCGCAACATCCTGCGGGCGCAGAAGATGCAGCAGCTGCGGGAGCGCTGCATGAAGGCCTggttgctggaggaggagagcctCTATGACCTGGGGGCCGGCGAGCCCAAGAAGCATGAGCTGTCTGACATCTCTGAGCTGCCTGAGAAGTCGGACAAGGACAGCACCAGCGCCTACAACACGGGTGAGAGCTGCCGCAGCACCCCACTGCTTGCAGAGCCCCTGCAGGAGAGCCCCCTGAGGCGGGCTGCTGCTGGCAACTCCAACTTGAACCGGACCCCCTCCGGCCCCCCTGTCGCCACCCACCCCAAGGCCGCTCCTCCACAGGGGAGCCCCTCCAAGTTCCGGTCCCTATCCCGGGATCCTGAGGTGGGCCGGAAACAGCACTCGGAGGAACGCGTCCGCCGCAGCCCCAAGACAGGGGTGACCCTGGAGTGCATGGGCCCTGAAGGCAGCCCCTACCTCTCGCGGCGCCACCGTGGTCAGGGCCAGGAGAGTGAGCACTACCATAGCTGTGTGCAGCTGGCCCCGCCGCGCggcctggaggagctgggccACAGCCCCTTGAGTTTGGCTAGCAGTCCTCGGGTAGGCGGGGCGGCGGTGGCCACGGAAGCGCCACGCATGGAGTGGAAGGTCAAGGTGCGCAGTGATGGGACCCGCTATGTGGCTAAGCGGCCAGTGCGCGATCGCCTCCTAAAAGCCCGGGCCTTGAAGATCCGGGAGGAGCGCAGCGGCATGACCACCGACGATGATGCAGTGAGCGAGATGAAGATGGGCCGGTACTGGAGCAAGGAGGAGCGGAAGCAGCACCTGATCCGGGCCCGAGAGCAGCGGAAGCGACGTGAGTTTATGATGCAGAGCAGGCTGGAGTGCCTGAGGGAGCAGCAGAATGGCGACAGTAAGGCGGAGCTCAACATCATCGCCTTGAGCCACCGCAAGACCATGAAGAAGAGGAACAAGAAGATCCTAGACAACTGGATCACTATCCAGGAGATGCTGGCCCATGGCACACGCTCAGCCGACGGCAAGCGGGTCTACAACCCGCTGCTCTCGGTCACCACAGTCTGA
- the PDZD4 gene encoding PDZ domain-containing protein 4 isoform X4 — protein MGCNMCVVQKPEEQYKVMLQEVELYKTSHRDKLGLMVCYRTDDEEDLGIYVGEVNPNSIAAKDGRIREGDRIIQINGVDVQNREEAVAILSQEENTNISLLVARPESQLAKRWKDSDRDDLLDDFGSEHEGDLRPRKPKSPPAQQLGDEEEKGAPDVGPGLSNSQELDSGVGRTDESTRNEESSEHDLLGDEPLSATNTPGTLRKFGLQGDALQSHDFHFSMDSLLAEGAGLGGVDLPGLTDEEYERYRELLEIKCHLENGNQLGLLFPRAASSNSGLDVNRNESLGHEVAMLEEELRHLEFKCRNILRAQKMQQLRERCMKAWLLEEESLYDLGAGEPKKHELSDISELPEKSDKDSTSAYNTGESCRSTPLLAEPLQESPLRRAAAGNSNLNRTPSGPPVATHPKAAPPQGSPSKFRSLSRDPEVGRKQHSEERVRRSPKTGVTLECMGPEGSPYLSRRHRGQGQESEHYHSCVQLAPPRGLEELGHSPLSLASSPRVGGAAVATEAPRMEWKVKVRSDGTRYVAKRPVRDRLLKARALKIREERSGMTTDDDAVSEMKMGRYWSKEERKQHLIRAREQRKRREFMMQSRLECLREQQNGDSKAELNIIALSHRKTMKKRNKKILDNWITIQEMLAHGTRSADGKRVYNPLLSVTTV, from the exons GAGGTGGAGCTGTATAAAACCAGCCACCGGGATAAGCTGGGCCTGATGGTCTGCTACCGCACAGATGATGAGGAGGACCTGGGCATCTACGTTGGAGAG GTGAATCCCAACAGCATTGCAGCCAAAGATGGCCGGATCCGGGAGGGAGACCGCATCATCCAG ATAAACGGTGTGGACGTCCAGAACCGGGAAGAGGCAGTGGCTATCCTGAGCCAGGAGGAGAACACCAACATCTCCCTTCTGGTGGCTCGGCCTGAGAGCCAG CTGGCAAAGCGGTGGAAGGACAGCGACCGGGACGACTTGCTGGATGACTTTGGCTCTGAGCATGAGGGGGACCTGCGTCCGAGGAAGCCAAAATCCccccctgcccagcag CTTGGGGACGAAGAGGAGAAAGGGGCCCCTGATGTGGGCCCAGGCCTGAGCAACAGCCAGGAGCTAGACAGTGGGGTGGGCCGGACCGACGAGAGCACCCGCAACGAGGAGAGCTCTGAGCACGACCTGCTGGGGGACGAGCCCCTGAGTGCCACCAACACACCTGGGACCCTGCGCAAGTTTGGCCTGCAAGGGGACGCCCTGCAGAGCCACGACTTCCACTTCAGCATGGACTCCCTGCTGGCtgagggggcggggctggggggggTTGACCTCCCAGGCCTCACCGATGAGGAATATGAGCGCTACCGCGAGCTGCTGGAGATCAAGTGCCACCTGGAGAATGGCAACCAGCTGGGCCTCCTCTTTCCCCGGGCCGCTAGCAGCAACAGTGGCCTGGATGTCAATCGCAACGAGAGCCTGGGCCACGAGGTGGCCATGCTGGAGGAGGAGCTGCGGCACCTGGAGTTCAAGTGTCGCAACATCCTGCGGGCGCAGAAGATGCAGCAGCTGCGGGAGCGCTGCATGAAGGCCTggttgctggaggaggagagcctCTATGACCTGGGGGCCGGCGAGCCCAAGAAGCATGAGCTGTCTGACATCTCTGAGCTGCCTGAGAAGTCGGACAAGGACAGCACCAGCGCCTACAACACGGGTGAGAGCTGCCGCAGCACCCCACTGCTTGCAGAGCCCCTGCAGGAGAGCCCCCTGAGGCGGGCTGCTGCTGGCAACTCCAACTTGAACCGGACCCCCTCCGGCCCCCCTGTCGCCACCCACCCCAAGGCCGCTCCTCCACAGGGGAGCCCCTCCAAGTTCCGGTCCCTATCCCGGGATCCTGAGGTGGGCCGGAAACAGCACTCGGAGGAACGCGTCCGCCGCAGCCCCAAGACAGGGGTGACCCTGGAGTGCATGGGCCCTGAAGGCAGCCCCTACCTCTCGCGGCGCCACCGTGGTCAGGGCCAGGAGAGTGAGCACTACCATAGCTGTGTGCAGCTGGCCCCGCCGCGCggcctggaggagctgggccACAGCCCCTTGAGTTTGGCTAGCAGTCCTCGGGTAGGCGGGGCGGCGGTGGCCACGGAAGCGCCACGCATGGAGTGGAAGGTCAAGGTGCGCAGTGATGGGACCCGCTATGTGGCTAAGCGGCCAGTGCGCGATCGCCTCCTAAAAGCCCGGGCCTTGAAGATCCGGGAGGAGCGCAGCGGCATGACCACCGACGATGATGCAGTGAGCGAGATGAAGATGGGCCGGTACTGGAGCAAGGAGGAGCGGAAGCAGCACCTGATCCGGGCCCGAGAGCAGCGGAAGCGACGTGAGTTTATGATGCAGAGCAGGCTGGAGTGCCTGAGGGAGCAGCAGAATGGCGACAGTAAGGCGGAGCTCAACATCATCGCCTTGAGCCACCGCAAGACCATGAAGAAGAGGAACAAGAAGATCCTAGACAACTGGATCACTATCCAGGAGATGCTGGCCCATGGCACACGCTCAGCCGACGGCAAGCGGGTCTACAACCCGCTGCTCTCGGTCACCACAGTCTGA
- the PDZD4 gene encoding PDZ domain-containing protein 4 isoform X2 — MGCNMCVVQKPEEQYKVMLQVNGKELSKLSQEQTLEALRSSKEPLVIQVLRRSPRLRGDSSCHDLQLVDSGTQTDITFEHIMALGKLRPPTPPMVILEPPPISHEYYDPAEFMEGGPQEADRMDELEYEEVELYKTSHRDKLGLMVCYRTDDEEDLGIYVGEVNPNSIAAKDGRIREGDRIIQINGVDVQNREEAVAILSQEENTNISLLVARPESQLAKRWKDSDRDDLLDDFGSEHEGDLRPRKPKSPPAQQLGDEEEKGAPDVGPGLSNSQELDSGVGRTDESTRNEESSEHDLLGDEPLSATNTPGTLRKFGLQGDALQSHDFHFSMDSLLAEGAGLGGVDLPGLTDEEYERYRELLEIKCHLENGNQLGLLFPRAASSNSGLDVNRNESLGHEVAMLEEELRHLEFKCRNILRAQKMQQLRERCMKAWLLEEESLYDLGAGEPKKHELSDISELPEKSDKDSTSAYNTGESCRSTPLLAEPLQESPLRRAAAGNSNLNRTPSGPPVATHPKAAPPQGSPSKFRSLSRDPEVGRKQHSEERVRRSPKTGVTLECMGPEGSPYLSRRHRGQGQESEHYHSCVQLAPPRGLEELGHSPLSLASSPRVGGAAVATEAPRMEWKVKVRSDGTRYVAKRPVRDRLLKARALKIREERSGMTTDDDAVSEMKMGRYWSKEERKQHLIRAREQRKRREFMMQSRLECLREQQNGDSKAELNIIALSHRKTMKKRNKKILDNWITIQEMLAHGTRSADGKRVYNPLLSVTTV, encoded by the exons GTGAACGGGAAGGAGCTCTCCAAGCTGTCTCAAGAGCAAACCCTGGAGGCCCTGCGCTCCTCCAAGGAGCCCCTGGTGATCCAGGTGCTGAGACGCAGCCCCCGCCTCCGGGGGGACAGCTCCTGCCATGACCTGCAGCTGGTGGATAGTGGCACTCAGACCGACATCACCTTCGAGCATATCATGGCGCTGGGCAAGCTGCGCCCGCCCACCCCGCCCATGGTCATCCTGGAGCC CCCCCCCATCAGCCATGAGTACTATGACCCGGCGGAGTTCATGGAGGGCGGCCCGCAGGAGGCAGACCGTATGGACGAGCTGGAGTATGAG GAGGTGGAGCTGTATAAAACCAGCCACCGGGATAAGCTGGGCCTGATGGTCTGCTACCGCACAGATGATGAGGAGGACCTGGGCATCTACGTTGGAGAG GTGAATCCCAACAGCATTGCAGCCAAAGATGGCCGGATCCGGGAGGGAGACCGCATCATCCAG ATAAACGGTGTGGACGTCCAGAACCGGGAAGAGGCAGTGGCTATCCTGAGCCAGGAGGAGAACACCAACATCTCCCTTCTGGTGGCTCGGCCTGAGAGCCAG CTGGCAAAGCGGTGGAAGGACAGCGACCGGGACGACTTGCTGGATGACTTTGGCTCTGAGCATGAGGGGGACCTGCGTCCGAGGAAGCCAAAATCCccccctgcccagcag CTTGGGGACGAAGAGGAGAAAGGGGCCCCTGATGTGGGCCCAGGCCTGAGCAACAGCCAGGAGCTAGACAGTGGGGTGGGCCGGACCGACGAGAGCACCCGCAACGAGGAGAGCTCTGAGCACGACCTGCTGGGGGACGAGCCCCTGAGTGCCACCAACACACCTGGGACCCTGCGCAAGTTTGGCCTGCAAGGGGACGCCCTGCAGAGCCACGACTTCCACTTCAGCATGGACTCCCTGCTGGCtgagggggcggggctggggggggTTGACCTCCCAGGCCTCACCGATGAGGAATATGAGCGCTACCGCGAGCTGCTGGAGATCAAGTGCCACCTGGAGAATGGCAACCAGCTGGGCCTCCTCTTTCCCCGGGCCGCTAGCAGCAACAGTGGCCTGGATGTCAATCGCAACGAGAGCCTGGGCCACGAGGTGGCCATGCTGGAGGAGGAGCTGCGGCACCTGGAGTTCAAGTGTCGCAACATCCTGCGGGCGCAGAAGATGCAGCAGCTGCGGGAGCGCTGCATGAAGGCCTggttgctggaggaggagagcctCTATGACCTGGGGGCCGGCGAGCCCAAGAAGCATGAGCTGTCTGACATCTCTGAGCTGCCTGAGAAGTCGGACAAGGACAGCACCAGCGCCTACAACACGGGTGAGAGCTGCCGCAGCACCCCACTGCTTGCAGAGCCCCTGCAGGAGAGCCCCCTGAGGCGGGCTGCTGCTGGCAACTCCAACTTGAACCGGACCCCCTCCGGCCCCCCTGTCGCCACCCACCCCAAGGCCGCTCCTCCACAGGGGAGCCCCTCCAAGTTCCGGTCCCTATCCCGGGATCCTGAGGTGGGCCGGAAACAGCACTCGGAGGAACGCGTCCGCCGCAGCCCCAAGACAGGGGTGACCCTGGAGTGCATGGGCCCTGAAGGCAGCCCCTACCTCTCGCGGCGCCACCGTGGTCAGGGCCAGGAGAGTGAGCACTACCATAGCTGTGTGCAGCTGGCCCCGCCGCGCggcctggaggagctgggccACAGCCCCTTGAGTTTGGCTAGCAGTCCTCGGGTAGGCGGGGCGGCGGTGGCCACGGAAGCGCCACGCATGGAGTGGAAGGTCAAGGTGCGCAGTGATGGGACCCGCTATGTGGCTAAGCGGCCAGTGCGCGATCGCCTCCTAAAAGCCCGGGCCTTGAAGATCCGGGAGGAGCGCAGCGGCATGACCACCGACGATGATGCAGTGAGCGAGATGAAGATGGGCCGGTACTGGAGCAAGGAGGAGCGGAAGCAGCACCTGATCCGGGCCCGAGAGCAGCGGAAGCGACGTGAGTTTATGATGCAGAGCAGGCTGGAGTGCCTGAGGGAGCAGCAGAATGGCGACAGTAAGGCGGAGCTCAACATCATCGCCTTGAGCCACCGCAAGACCATGAAGAAGAGGAACAAGAAGATCCTAGACAACTGGATCACTATCCAGGAGATGCTGGCCCATGGCACACGCTCAGCCGACGGCAAGCGGGTCTACAACCCGCTGCTCTCGGTCACCACAGTCTGA
- the PDZD4 gene encoding PDZ domain-containing protein 4 isoform X1 produces the protein MGCNMCVVQKPEEQYKVMLQVNGKELSKLSQEQTLEALRSSKEPLVIQVLRRSPRLRGDSSCHDLQLVDSGTQTDITFEHIMALGKLRPPTPPMVILEPYVLSELPPISHEYYDPAEFMEGGPQEADRMDELEYEEVELYKTSHRDKLGLMVCYRTDDEEDLGIYVGEVNPNSIAAKDGRIREGDRIIQINGVDVQNREEAVAILSQEENTNISLLVARPESQLAKRWKDSDRDDLLDDFGSEHEGDLRPRKPKSPPAQQLGDEEEKGAPDVGPGLSNSQELDSGVGRTDESTRNEESSEHDLLGDEPLSATNTPGTLRKFGLQGDALQSHDFHFSMDSLLAEGAGLGGVDLPGLTDEEYERYRELLEIKCHLENGNQLGLLFPRAASSNSGLDVNRNESLGHEVAMLEEELRHLEFKCRNILRAQKMQQLRERCMKAWLLEEESLYDLGAGEPKKHELSDISELPEKSDKDSTSAYNTGESCRSTPLLAEPLQESPLRRAAAGNSNLNRTPSGPPVATHPKAAPPQGSPSKFRSLSRDPEVGRKQHSEERVRRSPKTGVTLECMGPEGSPYLSRRHRGQGQESEHYHSCVQLAPPRGLEELGHSPLSLASSPRVGGAAVATEAPRMEWKVKVRSDGTRYVAKRPVRDRLLKARALKIREERSGMTTDDDAVSEMKMGRYWSKEERKQHLIRAREQRKRREFMMQSRLECLREQQNGDSKAELNIIALSHRKTMKKRNKKILDNWITIQEMLAHGTRSADGKRVYNPLLSVTTV, from the exons GTGAACGGGAAGGAGCTCTCCAAGCTGTCTCAAGAGCAAACCCTGGAGGCCCTGCGCTCCTCCAAGGAGCCCCTGGTGATCCAGGTGCTGAGACGCAGCCCCCGCCTCCGGGGGGACAGCTCCTGCCATGACCTGCAGCTGGTGGATAGTGGCACTCAGACCGACATCACCTTCGAGCATATCATGGCGCTGGGCAAGCTGCGCCCGCCCACCCCGCCCATGGTCATCCTGGAGCCGTACGTCCTGTCTGAGCT CCCCCCCATCAGCCATGAGTACTATGACCCGGCGGAGTTCATGGAGGGCGGCCCGCAGGAGGCAGACCGTATGGACGAGCTGGAGTATGAG GAGGTGGAGCTGTATAAAACCAGCCACCGGGATAAGCTGGGCCTGATGGTCTGCTACCGCACAGATGATGAGGAGGACCTGGGCATCTACGTTGGAGAG GTGAATCCCAACAGCATTGCAGCCAAAGATGGCCGGATCCGGGAGGGAGACCGCATCATCCAG ATAAACGGTGTGGACGTCCAGAACCGGGAAGAGGCAGTGGCTATCCTGAGCCAGGAGGAGAACACCAACATCTCCCTTCTGGTGGCTCGGCCTGAGAGCCAG CTGGCAAAGCGGTGGAAGGACAGCGACCGGGACGACTTGCTGGATGACTTTGGCTCTGAGCATGAGGGGGACCTGCGTCCGAGGAAGCCAAAATCCccccctgcccagcag CTTGGGGACGAAGAGGAGAAAGGGGCCCCTGATGTGGGCCCAGGCCTGAGCAACAGCCAGGAGCTAGACAGTGGGGTGGGCCGGACCGACGAGAGCACCCGCAACGAGGAGAGCTCTGAGCACGACCTGCTGGGGGACGAGCCCCTGAGTGCCACCAACACACCTGGGACCCTGCGCAAGTTTGGCCTGCAAGGGGACGCCCTGCAGAGCCACGACTTCCACTTCAGCATGGACTCCCTGCTGGCtgagggggcggggctggggggggTTGACCTCCCAGGCCTCACCGATGAGGAATATGAGCGCTACCGCGAGCTGCTGGAGATCAAGTGCCACCTGGAGAATGGCAACCAGCTGGGCCTCCTCTTTCCCCGGGCCGCTAGCAGCAACAGTGGCCTGGATGTCAATCGCAACGAGAGCCTGGGCCACGAGGTGGCCATGCTGGAGGAGGAGCTGCGGCACCTGGAGTTCAAGTGTCGCAACATCCTGCGGGCGCAGAAGATGCAGCAGCTGCGGGAGCGCTGCATGAAGGCCTggttgctggaggaggagagcctCTATGACCTGGGGGCCGGCGAGCCCAAGAAGCATGAGCTGTCTGACATCTCTGAGCTGCCTGAGAAGTCGGACAAGGACAGCACCAGCGCCTACAACACGGGTGAGAGCTGCCGCAGCACCCCACTGCTTGCAGAGCCCCTGCAGGAGAGCCCCCTGAGGCGGGCTGCTGCTGGCAACTCCAACTTGAACCGGACCCCCTCCGGCCCCCCTGTCGCCACCCACCCCAAGGCCGCTCCTCCACAGGGGAGCCCCTCCAAGTTCCGGTCCCTATCCCGGGATCCTGAGGTGGGCCGGAAACAGCACTCGGAGGAACGCGTCCGCCGCAGCCCCAAGACAGGGGTGACCCTGGAGTGCATGGGCCCTGAAGGCAGCCCCTACCTCTCGCGGCGCCACCGTGGTCAGGGCCAGGAGAGTGAGCACTACCATAGCTGTGTGCAGCTGGCCCCGCCGCGCggcctggaggagctgggccACAGCCCCTTGAGTTTGGCTAGCAGTCCTCGGGTAGGCGGGGCGGCGGTGGCCACGGAAGCGCCACGCATGGAGTGGAAGGTCAAGGTGCGCAGTGATGGGACCCGCTATGTGGCTAAGCGGCCAGTGCGCGATCGCCTCCTAAAAGCCCGGGCCTTGAAGATCCGGGAGGAGCGCAGCGGCATGACCACCGACGATGATGCAGTGAGCGAGATGAAGATGGGCCGGTACTGGAGCAAGGAGGAGCGGAAGCAGCACCTGATCCGGGCCCGAGAGCAGCGGAAGCGACGTGAGTTTATGATGCAGAGCAGGCTGGAGTGCCTGAGGGAGCAGCAGAATGGCGACAGTAAGGCGGAGCTCAACATCATCGCCTTGAGCCACCGCAAGACCATGAAGAAGAGGAACAAGAAGATCCTAGACAACTGGATCACTATCCAGGAGATGCTGGCCCATGGCACACGCTCAGCCGACGGCAAGCGGGTCTACAACCCGCTGCTCTCGGTCACCACAGTCTGA